A section of the Engystomops pustulosus chromosome 3, aEngPut4.maternal, whole genome shotgun sequence genome encodes:
- the SMIM26 gene encoding small integral membrane protein 26: protein MVRLGHVLRIHTTEVRRLAFWRPTSGENWRSRMALTYALSVWSMIGFVAFMEWTKKDTFQRPKADEEFPVIEDDPVEKRKQRFEISTSVKYRENQVPFSTKIYEYFTSSNKTSDSGSSEN from the exons ATGGTGAGGTTAGGGCATGTGCTGAGGATCCAcactacagaggtcaggcgcctCGCATTCTGGCGCCCCACCAGCGGAGAGAACTGGCGCAGCCGTATGGCCCTGACGTACGCCCTCAGCGTGTGGAGCATGATCGGCTTCGTGGCCTTCATGGAGTGGACGAAGAAGGACACATTCCAGCGCCCCAAAGCAG ATGAGGAATTTCCTGTTATAGAAGATGATCCAGTTGAGAAAAGAAAGCAGAGGTTCGAAATTTCAACCTCCGTTAAGTATAGAGAAAACCAAGTACCTTTCAGCACCAAAATATACGAGTATTTTACATCAAGTAACAAGACGTCTGACAGTGGATCTTCAGAAAACTAA
- the LOC140121273 gene encoding heme-binding protein 1-like, with protein sequence MAMAPVSLLLLSLIPLFGTAVLAEENRINGLPPFCGNYECPTYQVLKRYNTFELRRYDGANWVTTQLEADMFGLGIMKSFKRLFNYISGENVAGISIKMSVPVRAIVPLHDPSINATMSFFVPTSVGNPPAPKDPSLHLENYPPASYYVRSFGGYALKSDYEKQAKALLEELDALGLAYDGNFGIAAGYNDPLTFFKRHNEVWFRSLN encoded by the exons ATGGCTATGGCTCCTGTGTCTCTGTTACTCCTCAGCCTGATTCCTTTATTTGGGACTGCTGTACTGGCTGAAGAAAACCGCATTAATGGGTTACCTCCATTCTGTGGCAACTACGAGTGTCCTACATACCAAGTGTTGAAAAGATACAAC ACATTTGAGCTCAGAAGATATGATGGCGCCAACTGGGTGACAACACAACTGGAAGCCGACATGTTTGGTCTTGGAATAATGAAAAGCTTCAAACGTCTCTTTAATTATATTAGCGGAGAAAATGTAGCAG GTATCTCTATCAAAATGAGTGTTCCTGTTCGTGCCATTGTCCCACTGCATGACCCATCTATTAATGCCACAATGTCTTTCTTTGTGCCAACTTCTGTTGGGAATCCCCCGGCACCCAAGGACCCCTCTTTGCATTTGGAAAACTATCCTCCAGCATCTTACTATGTCAG GTCATTTGGTGGGTACGCCCTGAAGTCTGACTATGAGAAGCAAGCCAAAGCTCTATTGGAGGAGCTGGACGCCCTGGGTCTTGCTTATGATGGGAATTTCGGAATAGCAGCCGGCTACAATGACCCTCTGACATTCTTTAAACGTCACAATGAAGTCTGGTTCAGATCACTAAACTAG
- the SEC23B gene encoding protein transport protein Sec23B yields MATYLEFIQQNEERDGVRFSWNVWPSSRLEATRMVVPLGCLFTPLKERPDLPPVQYEPVLCTRPTCKAVLNPLCQVDYRAKLWACNFCFQRNQFPPTYAGISEVNQPAELMPQFSTIEYIVQRGPQTPLIFLYVVDTCLEEEDLQALKESLQMSLSLLPPDALVGLITFGRMVQVHELNCDGISKSYVFRGTKDLTAKQIQDMLGLSRPAAQAQPGRPQQPQEQPFLSSRFLQPVHKIDMNLTDLLGELQRDPWPVPQGKRPLRSTGVALSIAVGLLEGTLPNTGARIMLFTGGPPTQGPGMVVGDELKTPIRSWHDIEKDNARFMKKATKHYEGLANRAATNGHCIDIYACALDQTGLLEMKCCSNLTGGQIVIGDSFNTSLFKQTFQRVFSKDLNGAFKMAFGANLEVKTSRELKISGAIGPCISLNVKSPCISENELGVGGTCQWKICSLDPSTTLAMYFEVVNQHNAPIPQGGRGAIQFVTQYQHSSTHRRIRVTTVARNWADAQTQLQHIEAAFDQEAGAVLMARLGVYRAETEEGPDVLRWLDRQLIRLCQKFGQYNKDDPTSFRLSDAFSLYPQFMFHLRRSPFLQVFNNSPDESSYYRHHFARQDLTQSLIMIQPILYSYSFYGPPEPVLLDSSSILADRILLMDTFFQIVIYLGETIAQWRKAGYQDMPEYENFKQLLQAPLDDAQEILQSRFPMPRYINTEHGGSQARFLLSKVNPSQTHNNIYSYGQDGGAPILTDDVSLQVFMDHLKKLAVSTAS; encoded by the exons ATGGCAACCTACTTGGAATTTATTCAACAGAACGAAGAGCGAGATGGAGTGCGTTTCAGCTGGAATGTCTGGCCATCAAGTCGGCTGGAAGCTACACGGATGGTGGTGCCCCTAGGATGCCTTTTCACTCCACTTAAGGAGCGGCCGGACTTGCCCCCTGTGCAGTATGAACCAGTCCTCTGTACAAGGCCGACCTGCAAAGCCGTCCTTAATCCACTCTG CCAAGTTGACTACAGAGCGAAGTTATGGGCTTGCAACTTTTGTTTCCAACGGAACCAG TTCCCTCCTACATATGCCGGGATATCAGAGGTGAATCAGCCTGCCGAGCTGATGCCACAGTTCTCCACCATTGAATATATTGTCCAG AGAGGCCCACAGACTCCGCTGATATTTCTGTATGTGGTTGATACGTGCCTGGAGGAAGAAGATTTGCAAGCTCTTAAGGAGTCCCTACAGATGTCCCTTAGTCTTTTGCCTCCGGATGCCTTGGTGGGATTGATTACCTTTGGGAGAATGGTTCAAGTACATGAACTCAACTGCGATGGGATCTCAAAAAGCTACGTCTTCCGAGGAACCAAAGATCTTACTGCTAAGCAAATACAG GATATGTTGGGTCTTTCTCGACCTGCAGCCCAAGCACAACCGGGACGACCACAGCAGCCTCAGGAGCAGCCTTTCTTATCAAGCAG GTTTTTGCAGCCGGTTCACAAGATTGACATGAATCTAACAGACCTACTTGGGGAATTACAGCGCGACCCATGGCCTGTTCCCCAGGGGAAGAGACCGCTGAGATCCACAGGGGTGGCTCTATCTATTGCTGTTGGTTTGTTAGAG GGAACCCTTCCTAATACTGGGGCCAGAATCATGTTGTTCACAGGAGGACCACCAACACAAGGACCAGGGATGGTTGTAGGAGATGAACTGAAAACCCCAATCCGATCCTGGCACGACATAGAGAAAGACAATGCCCGCTTCATGAAGAAGGCTACTAAG CACTATGAAGGCCTGGCGAACCGGGCTGCCACCAATGGTCACTGCATTGACATTTATGCTTGTGCACTGGACCAGACTGGTCTCCTGGAGATGAAGTGCTGCTCTAACCTCACTGG aggTCAGATCGTCATTGGAGATTCTTTCAATACCTCTTTGTTTAAGCAAACATTCCAGCGGGTGTTCAGTAAAGACTTGAATGGAGCCTTCAAAATGGCCTTTGGTGCTAACCTTGAAGTTAAG ACTTCAAGAGAGCTGAAAATTTCAGGTGCAATTGGACCCTGCATTTCCCTAAATGTGAAAAGTCCATGCATTTCAGAAAAT GAACTTGGAGTTGGAGGAACATGTCAGTGGAAGATTTGCAGTCTGGATCCGTCTACAACTTTAGCTATGTACTTTGAAGTGGTGAACCAG CACAATGCTCCTATTCCTCAAGGCGGTCGTGGAGCGATTCAGTTTGTCACTCAGTACCAGCACTCCAGCACACACAGACGGATCCGAGTCACCACAGTTGCCAGGAA CTGGGCAGACGCTCAGACACAGCTGCAGCACATTGAGGCCGCCTTTGATCAGGAAGCAGGCGCAGTGCTAATGGCTCGTCTTGGGGTTTATAGAGCCGAGACAGAGGAGGGACCAGATGTTCTCAGATGGCTGGACAGGCAGCTCATCCGGCTG TGCCAAAAGTTTGGACAGTACAACAAGGATGATCCCACCTCCTTCAGACTTTCAGatgcattttctctttatcctcag TTCATGTTCCACTTGAGGAGGTCGCCTTTCCTGCAGGTCTTTAATAACAGTCCAGACGAGTCGTCTTATTATCGCCATCACTTTGCCAGACAAGACCTGACCCAGTCTCTTATCATGATTCAGCCCATTCTCTACTCCTATTCTTTCTATGGTCCTCCAGAG CCCGTTTTATTGGACAGCAGCAGTATATTGGCTGACAGGATTCTGCTTATGGACACTTTCTTCCAAATTGTCATCTACCTTGGAGAG ACTATTGCACAGTGGAGAAAAGCCGGTTATCAGGACATGCCAGAGTATGAAAACTTCAAGCAGCTTCTCCAGGCACCTCTAGATGATGCCCAGGAAATCTTACAAAGCAGATTCCCAATGCCACGTTACATTAACACAGaacacggtggcagccaa GCTAGATTCCTGCTCTCCAAAGTCAATCCCTCTCAGACACACAACAATATCTACAGCTATGGACAG GATGGTGGAGCCCCGATTTTGACCGACGATGTCAGTCTACAAGTTTTCATGGATCATTTGAAGAAGCTGGCCGTGTCTACTGCCTCCTAG